From one Candoia aspera isolate rCanAsp1 chromosome 17, rCanAsp1.hap2, whole genome shotgun sequence genomic stretch:
- the HJV gene encoding hemojuvelin isoform X2 produces MCKVREMFGWAAPLKVCMDWSGDPPCLPRLQHVPGTGLVLKTLLLLLFCKHVQAHCRILRCNSEYVASTLHLRGPDKSAAYCLALRAYARCTRHTARTCRGDLAFHLAVHGIEDLMAQHNCSKEGPSPAPRAPRPPGASTPDVCDYKKAFAHKHGRPPTYQHCASFGDPHVRTFSDEFHTCRVEGSWPLLDNHYLFAQATNSPVAKGSNATATSKITIIFKNMRECIEQKVYQAEADSLPAAFQDGSVNGGERPGGDSLSILERVPGQHVEIRAAYIGTTIAVRRAGSRLSFSVRAAEEVARSFTEEQDLQLCVGGCPPSQRIARHEGCCGGGRGAVATEEAHRLCKEELPVEDIYFHSCVFDVVASGDSNFTLAARGALEDARAFHPDARKLHLFRRDAACHQTAGSLLRLASLAVLLLFP; encoded by the exons ATGTGCAA AGTCAGGGAGATGTTTGGGTGGGCGGCTCCCCTCAAAGTCTGCATGGATTGGAGTGGGGACCCCCCTTGCTTGCCAAGGCTACAACATGTCCCGGGCACCGGCTTGGTCCTCAaaacactcctcctcctcctgttctgcAAACACG TGCAAGCCCACTGTAGGATCCTGCGCTGCAACTCGGAATATGTGGCTTCCACCCTCCACCTGCGGGGTCCCGACAAGAGCGCAGCCTACTGCCTGGCCCTGCGAGCCTACGCCCGCTGCACCCGCCACACGGCCCGCACCTGCCGCGGGGACCTGGCCTTCCACTTGGCTGTCCACGGCATTGAGGACCTCATGGCCCAGCACAACTGCTCCAAGGAGGGGCCCAGTCCAGCACCCCGAGCGCCCCGTCCCCCTGGGGCCAGTACCCCAGACGTCTGTGACTACAAGAAGGCCTTTGCCCACAAGCATGGCAGGCCGCCCACCTACCAGCACTGTGCTTCCTTTGGGGACCCCCACGTGCGGACCTTCAGTGATGAATTCCACACCTGCCGCGTGGAGGGCTCCTGGCCGCTGCTTGACAACCACTACTTGTTTGCCCAGGCCACCAATTCCCCTGTGGCCAAAGGATCAAACGCCACAGCCACTAGCAAG ATCACCATCATATTCAAAAACATGAGGGAGTGCATCGAGCAGAAGGTCTACCAAGCCGAAGCAGACAGCCTCCCGGCGGCTTTTCAGGACGGCTCGGTGAACGGGGGCGAGCGGCCCGGCGGGGACAGCCTGAGCATCCTCGAGCGCGTTCCCGGGCAGCACGTGGAGATCCGGGCGGCTTACATCGGCACCACCATCGCGGTGCGCCGGGCGGGGAGCCGGCTGTCCTTCTCTGTCCGAGCGGCCGAGGAGGTGGCCCGCTCCTTCACCGAGGAGCAGGACCTCCAGCTGTGCGTGGGCGGCTGCCCTCCCAGCCAGCGCATCGCCCGGCACGAAGGCTGCTGCGGCGGCGGCAGAGGCGCCGTCGCCACCGAGGAGGCCCACCGGCTGTGCAAGGAGGAACTGCCGGTGGAGGACATCTACTTCCACTCGTGCGTCTTCGACGTGGTGGCCTCCGGGGACAGCAACTTCACCCTCGCGGCGCGTGGCGCCCTGGAAGACGCCAGGGCCTTCCACCCGGACGCCAGGAAGCTTCACCTCTTCCGGCGGGACGCTGCCTGCCACCAGACCGCCGGCTCCCTTCTCCGCCTCGCCTCCCTGGCCGTCCTCCTGCTTTTCCCCTAG
- the HJV gene encoding hemojuvelin isoform X1, with amino-acid sequence MVWKKVGEGPGAGNSQGSLLQSGSFSRVREMFGWAAPLKVCMDWSGDPPCLPRLQHVPGTGLVLKTLLLLLFCKHVQAHCRILRCNSEYVASTLHLRGPDKSAAYCLALRAYARCTRHTARTCRGDLAFHLAVHGIEDLMAQHNCSKEGPSPAPRAPRPPGASTPDVCDYKKAFAHKHGRPPTYQHCASFGDPHVRTFSDEFHTCRVEGSWPLLDNHYLFAQATNSPVAKGSNATATSKITIIFKNMRECIEQKVYQAEADSLPAAFQDGSVNGGERPGGDSLSILERVPGQHVEIRAAYIGTTIAVRRAGSRLSFSVRAAEEVARSFTEEQDLQLCVGGCPPSQRIARHEGCCGGGRGAVATEEAHRLCKEELPVEDIYFHSCVFDVVASGDSNFTLAARGALEDARAFHPDARKLHLFRRDAACHQTAGSLLRLASLAVLLLFP; translated from the exons ATGGTTTGGAAAAAGGTGGGTGAGGGACCAGGTGCTGGGAACTCCCAGGGGTCTTTATTACAATCTGGGTCTTTTTCCAGAGTCAGGGAGATGTTTGGGTGGGCGGCTCCCCTCAAAGTCTGCATGGATTGGAGTGGGGACCCCCCTTGCTTGCCAAGGCTACAACATGTCCCGGGCACCGGCTTGGTCCTCAaaacactcctcctcctcctgttctgcAAACACG TGCAAGCCCACTGTAGGATCCTGCGCTGCAACTCGGAATATGTGGCTTCCACCCTCCACCTGCGGGGTCCCGACAAGAGCGCAGCCTACTGCCTGGCCCTGCGAGCCTACGCCCGCTGCACCCGCCACACGGCCCGCACCTGCCGCGGGGACCTGGCCTTCCACTTGGCTGTCCACGGCATTGAGGACCTCATGGCCCAGCACAACTGCTCCAAGGAGGGGCCCAGTCCAGCACCCCGAGCGCCCCGTCCCCCTGGGGCCAGTACCCCAGACGTCTGTGACTACAAGAAGGCCTTTGCCCACAAGCATGGCAGGCCGCCCACCTACCAGCACTGTGCTTCCTTTGGGGACCCCCACGTGCGGACCTTCAGTGATGAATTCCACACCTGCCGCGTGGAGGGCTCCTGGCCGCTGCTTGACAACCACTACTTGTTTGCCCAGGCCACCAATTCCCCTGTGGCCAAAGGATCAAACGCCACAGCCACTAGCAAG ATCACCATCATATTCAAAAACATGAGGGAGTGCATCGAGCAGAAGGTCTACCAAGCCGAAGCAGACAGCCTCCCGGCGGCTTTTCAGGACGGCTCGGTGAACGGGGGCGAGCGGCCCGGCGGGGACAGCCTGAGCATCCTCGAGCGCGTTCCCGGGCAGCACGTGGAGATCCGGGCGGCTTACATCGGCACCACCATCGCGGTGCGCCGGGCGGGGAGCCGGCTGTCCTTCTCTGTCCGAGCGGCCGAGGAGGTGGCCCGCTCCTTCACCGAGGAGCAGGACCTCCAGCTGTGCGTGGGCGGCTGCCCTCCCAGCCAGCGCATCGCCCGGCACGAAGGCTGCTGCGGCGGCGGCAGAGGCGCCGTCGCCACCGAGGAGGCCCACCGGCTGTGCAAGGAGGAACTGCCGGTGGAGGACATCTACTTCCACTCGTGCGTCTTCGACGTGGTGGCCTCCGGGGACAGCAACTTCACCCTCGCGGCGCGTGGCGCCCTGGAAGACGCCAGGGCCTTCCACCCGGACGCCAGGAAGCTTCACCTCTTCCGGCGGGACGCTGCCTGCCACCAGACCGCCGGCTCCCTTCTCCGCCTCGCCTCCCTGGCCGTCCTCCTGCTTTTCCCCTAG